The DNA segment TTCCCTGGTAGACTCCGGGCGAGACCTGACGCATTGCGACGTCGGAGTCGACGCCGAAGATGTCGAAAGTGGCTGTGCCTCCGGGTGTTCCCCTGAGGGTGACGGTCAGATGGGAGCCGGCGCGGAGCGGCGCCGTCGCGTTGTGGCTGAAGGAAGTGATCTGGACGCCTCCGGCGGGAGGCCGGGGCGGCTGGGCCCCCGATGCACTCGCCTGGACGACCAGGACCTGGCTGGTCTGCGGGTTCAGGTGCAGGCGGACTTCCATGCCCACCCGCAGTTGCTCGCGCGTCGCCTCCTGGTTATTAACAACGACCCGCACGCCGTCGGCGAATGTGAAGACCTGTCCGTCGGACAGAGCGAGGGACCGGCTGGTGATAGCGTCGATCCGGCCGGAGACGGTACGCACGGACACCCGGACCAAGATCGCGCGGCCAGCGCTATCGGCCGTTACGCGGACGACGTCTCCTGGGCGGATCTGGTCGGGGCTGATCGTATCACTGCGTCCCGTCCCGACATCCAGGGCCGTAAATGTCGTGTCGGATGTCAGCGTGAACGTGCGGATGGTACCATCTTCCTCTACGAGAATCCGCTGCCCGTCAACGCGCAGGACGCGACCCTCGACGACCGATGGCGCCACGGGCGCCGGTTGTTGCGGCACGGGCGTCCGTCGCGGCACGCGCACGGGCGGCTGGACCGGCAGGGCTGTGGTCCCTGAGGTGATGGTTACGACGCGGGTGGCGTTATCCCAGTCCACCTGAGCCCCCATCGCCTCACTCACGAAGCGGAGGGGCACGAGTGTTCGCCCCCCAACGATCGTTGCAGGGACATCGAGGAACACCACGCGGCCGTCTACGGTCGCCTGTCGGCTGCCGATGGCCAGCTGCACCTGTGTATCACCGCGCTGCGCGGTGACAACGTTCGTTGCAGGGTTCCACAACACGGTGGCTCCAAGGTACTCGAAGACGCCTCGAAGCGGAACGAGAACCCGGCCGCCGGCCATGATCGGCGACTGGTCAAACCTCATCAGTTGGCCGTCGACCACTACGCGCGCAGTCTGCGCAAGGGCCGGGACGGCCGGTAGGGCGACAACGGCAAGGATCAAACCCAGAGCGACTGAAATGAAACGCAGTATCATGTGCGATTCCTCCATTCCGGGCTGACGGGAGTCAAGCGGGTCATCCGTATCTGCTCGCTCACCGTCGCCCTCCTTCGAGTCCACATCTTTTTGGGGGTGGAGGAGACAACCGTCCCCTCCTTTCGTACCTGAGTGCGGTCGGAGCGCAGATCGCCCCGGCCTGGCGGGTCGTCTGGACCTCGTTCTCGCGCCCGTCTACTGCCTGAAGCCGTGCGAAACTCCCGTCCGGGTGATGATGCCGCCAGCCGGGTTCGGGGCACAGTCGTTTACGTTGACCCACCCGCCGTTGCGGTTGCCGGCGAACAC comes from the bacterium genome and includes:
- a CDS encoding copper amine oxidase N-terminal domain-containing protein, coding for MILRFISVALGLILAVVALPAVPALAQTARVVVDGQLMRFDQSPIMAGGRVLVPLRGVFEYLGATVLWNPATNVVTAQRGDTQVQLAIGSRQATVDGRVVFLDVPATIVGGRTLVPLRFVSEAMGAQVDWDNATRVVTITSGTTALPVQPPVRVPRRTPVPQQPAPVAPSVVEGRVLRVDGQRILVEEDGTIRTFTLTSDTTFTALDVGTGRSDTISPDQIRPGDVVRVTADSAGRAILVRVSVRTVSGRIDAITSRSLALSDGQVFTFADGVRVVVNNQEATREQLRVGMEVRLHLNPQTSQVLVVQASASGAQPPRPPAGGVQITSFSHNATAPLRAGSHLTVTLRGTPGGTATFDIFGVDSDVAMRQVSPGVYQGIYTVRTQDNVGAAVVVGRLRVGGQEAPLVQAGTRVTLDGTAPQIVQRFPEKGQTVNNVRPNILIVFNDTGSGIDPARSRLFVNNQNVTARVSITETALAYSPPEALAGRVLVRVILADKAGNVTDEEYTFTTAVSQTSLIHSVTVSPTTPLRARDVLTVRMLGEPGGQASFTIEGVEENIPMAEAANQRGVYVGSHTIQRREQGAAQNARIIVRLTKDGVTSQAAVARLMVVATEGVAPPVITSPAAGTRLGSPVVIRGKATPGYRVEVQVDYQGALLAFSLKGTYGKVTTTADAAGDWAVSLSTTVRISNAELTITAVTIDPLGRRSEAVTVRATLARVWPYPWQEGNAIVRMSEEPNYRSS